A stretch of Streptomyces vietnamensis DNA encodes these proteins:
- a CDS encoding protein phosphatase 2C domain-containing protein, with protein MPLPQEPAPDPELTVAVPRPRTGFVGSRPPTYEAEPTALPVARPGELGELVADTVLDGARYGTCTLRAASVRGDSARYRGEPRRDALLTARFGHDETALVLVAVAAGSRAAEDAHLAAADACHWIAEAVCRSHARLSEDIRSGRRGDLKSGLHRLTDRTYGKLRTRAAERGLAPDEYTATLRCLLVPADPECRTRVFFGIGGGGLFRLRDGSWQDLEPLLPEPAAVTGAAVVGFGSPTAVPEASEEGDRLTMDLGITTAPGPLIEEPVPAPVEPFRFRASVARAGDTLLLASPGLAEPMRGEPALARELAARWAGAEPPGLAAFLADTQLRVTGYADDRTGVAVWEA; from the coding sequence GTGCCCCTGCCCCAGGAGCCGGCGCCCGACCCCGAGCTCACCGTGGCCGTGCCCCGGCCGCGGACCGGGTTCGTCGGCAGCCGGCCGCCCACGTACGAGGCCGAGCCCACCGCACTGCCCGTCGCCCGTCCCGGCGAGCTCGGTGAACTGGTCGCCGACACCGTCCTCGACGGCGCCCGCTACGGCACCTGCACCCTGCGCGCCGCCTCCGTACGCGGCGACTCCGCCCGCTACCGGGGCGAACCCCGCCGCGACGCCCTGCTCACCGCCCGCTTCGGGCACGACGAGACCGCGCTCGTCCTCGTCGCCGTCGCCGCGGGATCCCGCGCCGCCGAGGACGCCCACCTCGCCGCCGCCGACGCCTGCCACTGGATCGCCGAGGCCGTCTGCCGCAGCCACGCCCGGCTCTCCGAGGACATCAGGTCCGGCCGCCGCGGCGACCTCAAGTCCGGACTGCACCGGCTCACCGATCGGACCTACGGCAAGCTCCGGACCCGCGCGGCCGAACGGGGCCTCGCCCCCGACGAGTACACCGCGACCCTCCGCTGCCTCCTCGTCCCCGCCGACCCCGAGTGCCGCACCCGGGTCTTCTTCGGCATCGGCGGCGGCGGTCTCTTCCGGCTCCGCGACGGCTCCTGGCAGGACCTCGAACCGCTCCTGCCCGAACCGGCCGCCGTCACCGGCGCCGCCGTCGTCGGCTTCGGATCCCCGACCGCCGTTCCCGAGGCGTCCGAGGAGGGCGACCGGCTCACCATGGACCTCGGCATCACCACCGCCCCCGGTCCGCTCATCGAGGAGCCCGTACCGGCCCCCGTCGAGCCCTTCCGTTTCCGCGCCTCCGTGGCCCGTGCCGGTGACACCCTGCTCCTCGCCTCGCCCGGACTCGCCGAGCCGATGCGCGGCGAACCGGCCCTCGCCCGCGAGCTCGCCGCCCGCTGGGCCGGCGCCGAGCCGCCCGGCCTCGCCGCCTTCCTCGCCGACACCCAGCTGAGGGTGACGGGTTACGCCGACGACCGTACGGGGGTGGCCGTCTGGGAGGCGTAA
- a CDS encoding pyruvate dehydrogenase — protein sequence MAKQNVAEQFVDILVRAGVRRLYGVVGDSLNPVVDAIRRTRAIDWIQVRHEETAAFAAGAEAQITGSLAACAGSCGPGNLHLINGLYDAHRSMAPVLALASHIPSSEIGLSYFQETHPDQLFRECSHYSELISNPKQMPRLLHTAIQHAVGGRGVSVVSLPGDIASQPAPEKTAETALVTTRPTVRPGDAEIDALVRMIDDADRVTLFCGSGTAGAHAEVMQFAERIKSPVGHALRGKEWIQYDNPYDVGMSGLLGYGAAYEATHECDLLILLGTDFPYNAFLPDDVKIVQVDVRPEHLGRRSRLDLAVWGDVRETLRCVIPRVRDKADRRFLDKILKKHADALEGVVKAYTRKVEKHVPIHPEYVASVIDELAADDAVFTVDTGMCNVWAARYLSPNGQRRIIGSFSHGSMANALPQAIGAQFTDRNRQVVSLSGDGGFSMLMGDFLTLVQYDLPVKVIVFNNSSLSMVELEMLVAGLPSYGTTNKNPDFAAIARAAGAYGVRVEKPKHLVGALKDAFKHKGPALVDVVTDPNALSIPPKISADMVTGFALSASKIVLDGGVGRMLQMARSNLRNVPRP from the coding sequence ATGGCCAAACAGAACGTGGCGGAACAGTTCGTCGACATCCTCGTCCGCGCGGGCGTCCGGCGCCTGTACGGAGTGGTCGGGGACAGCCTCAACCCGGTCGTCGACGCGATCCGCCGTACCCGCGCGATCGACTGGATCCAGGTGCGGCACGAGGAGACCGCCGCCTTCGCCGCGGGCGCCGAGGCCCAGATCACCGGCAGCCTCGCCGCCTGCGCCGGCTCCTGCGGGCCCGGCAACCTCCACCTCATCAACGGCCTGTACGACGCCCACCGCTCCATGGCCCCGGTCCTCGCGCTCGCCTCGCACATCCCGTCCAGCGAGATCGGCCTCTCCTACTTCCAGGAGACCCACCCCGACCAGCTGTTCCGCGAATGCAGCCACTACAGCGAACTCATCTCCAACCCGAAGCAGATGCCCCGGCTGCTCCACACGGCGATCCAGCACGCCGTCGGCGGCCGCGGCGTCAGCGTCGTCTCGCTGCCCGGCGACATCGCCTCCCAGCCGGCCCCGGAGAAGACGGCGGAGACCGCGCTCGTCACCACCCGGCCCACCGTCCGCCCGGGGGACGCCGAGATCGACGCCCTCGTCCGGATGATCGACGACGCCGACCGGGTGACGCTGTTCTGCGGCAGCGGTACGGCGGGGGCGCACGCCGAGGTGATGCAGTTCGCCGAGCGGATCAAGTCGCCGGTCGGCCACGCCCTGCGCGGCAAGGAGTGGATCCAGTACGACAATCCGTACGACGTCGGCATGAGCGGTCTGCTCGGGTACGGCGCCGCCTACGAGGCCACCCACGAGTGCGACCTGCTGATCCTGCTCGGCACCGACTTCCCGTACAACGCCTTCCTGCCCGACGACGTGAAGATCGTGCAGGTGGACGTCCGGCCCGAGCACCTCGGCCGCCGCTCCCGGCTCGACCTGGCCGTCTGGGGGGACGTCCGGGAGACCCTGCGCTGTGTGATCCCGCGCGTCCGCGACAAGGCCGACCGCCGCTTCCTCGACAAGATACTGAAGAAGCACGCCGACGCGCTGGAGGGCGTCGTCAAGGCGTACACCCGCAAGGTCGAGAAGCACGTCCCGATCCACCCCGAGTACGTCGCCTCCGTCATCGACGAACTCGCCGCCGACGACGCCGTCTTCACCGTCGACACCGGCATGTGCAACGTCTGGGCGGCCCGCTACCTCTCGCCCAACGGGCAGCGCAGGATCATCGGTTCGTTCAGCCACGGCTCCATGGCGAACGCCCTGCCGCAGGCGATCGGCGCCCAGTTCACCGACCGGAACCGCCAGGTCGTCTCGCTCTCCGGCGACGGCGGCTTCTCGATGCTGATGGGCGACTTCCTGACCCTCGTCCAGTACGACCTGCCCGTGAAGGTGATCGTCTTCAACAACTCCTCCCTGTCCATGGTCGAGCTGGAGATGCTGGTCGCCGGACTCCCCTCGTACGGGACGACGAACAAGAACCCGGACTTCGCCGCCATCGCCCGCGCCGCCGGGGCCTACGGCGTCCGGGTCGAGAAGCCCAAGCACCTCGTCGGCGCGCTCAAGGACGCCTTCAAGCACAAGGGCCCGGCCCTGGTCGACGTCGTCACCGACCCCAACGCGCTCTCCATCCCGCCGAAGATCAGCGCCGACATGGTGACCGGCTTCGCGCTCTCCGCCAGCAAGATCGTCCTGGACGGGGGAGTGGGCCGCATGCTCCAGATGGCCCGCTCCAACCTGCGCAACGTGCCCAGACCCTGA
- a CDS encoding ATP-binding protein — protein MHPREPVRRDLWVGDMAGEARQPTQLLRKVGCADLTAVPEVRHALRELLRKWGGPGASDVAELLTSELVTNALVHTEHGAVVTATVVPEQLRVEVRDFVPGLKRPPVPPADDGTHGRGLVLVQALADSWGVEEHGVGKVVWFELNGGGA, from the coding sequence ATGCATCCCCGTGAGCCTGTTCGACGCGACCTGTGGGTGGGGGATATGGCCGGGGAGGCACGACAGCCGACTCAACTGCTCAGAAAGGTGGGATGCGCGGATCTCACCGCGGTGCCGGAGGTGCGACATGCCCTGCGTGAACTGCTGCGGAAGTGGGGCGGACCGGGCGCCTCCGACGTGGCCGAACTGCTCACCAGCGAACTGGTGACCAACGCCCTGGTGCACACCGAGCACGGGGCCGTCGTGACCGCGACGGTCGTCCCCGAACAGCTGAGGGTCGAGGTCCGTGACTTCGTTCCCGGACTCAAACGGCCGCCCGTACCGCCCGCCGACGACGGTACGCACGGCCGGGGGCTCGTCCTCGTCCAGGCCCTCGCCGACTCCTGGGGAGTCGAGGAGCACGGGGTGGGCAAGGTGGTGTGGTTCGAACTGAACGGCGGGGGCGCCTGA
- a CDS encoding DUF2637 domain-containing protein translates to MRLTDISLDWLLPGGVMVAGVLTAVAVLARGKRAGDQAAADDSWERSEERRRRKEAVYGFASYGLLFLCAAVAAALSFHGLVGFGRQNLNLAGGWEYLVPFGLDGAAMFCSVLAVREASHGDAALGSRLLVWLFAGAAAWFNWVHAPRGMGHDGAPHFFAGMSLSAAVLFDRALKQTRRAALREQGLVPRPLPQIRIVRWLRAPRETFAAWSLMLLEGVRTLDEAVDEVREDRREKEQNRLRRRDQVKLDRARLKAINRQHRAFGLGRGGGRQVEMAALNASAGANPGPGAGGGSGSATAAVQAAVAEPAIADPGQLPLRPRPSLQAVRGDEPRPGESRTVDLTAEDDTQALPRLDSLERKLKDLEQQFG, encoded by the coding sequence ATGAGACTGACCGACATATCGCTGGACTGGCTGCTTCCGGGTGGCGTGATGGTGGCCGGAGTCCTGACGGCGGTGGCGGTGCTCGCGCGCGGGAAGCGCGCCGGTGACCAGGCCGCGGCCGACGACTCCTGGGAACGCAGCGAGGAGCGCCGCAGACGCAAGGAGGCCGTCTACGGCTTCGCCTCGTACGGGCTGCTCTTCCTCTGCGCGGCCGTCGCGGCGGCGCTCTCCTTCCACGGCCTCGTGGGCTTCGGCCGGCAGAACCTCAACCTCGCCGGGGGCTGGGAGTACCTCGTCCCCTTCGGCCTCGACGGCGCCGCCATGTTCTGCTCGGTGCTCGCGGTCCGCGAGGCCAGCCACGGCGACGCGGCCCTCGGCTCGCGCCTGCTCGTCTGGCTGTTCGCGGGCGCGGCGGCCTGGTTCAACTGGGTGCACGCACCGCGCGGCATGGGCCACGACGGGGCTCCGCACTTCTTCGCGGGCATGTCCCTCTCGGCGGCGGTCCTCTTCGACCGGGCGCTGAAGCAGACCCGCAGGGCGGCGCTGCGCGAGCAGGGCCTGGTGCCCCGCCCGCTGCCGCAGATCCGCATCGTGCGGTGGCTGAGGGCACCCCGGGAGACCTTCGCGGCCTGGTCGCTGATGCTCCTGGAGGGCGTACGGACCCTGGACGAGGCGGTCGACGAGGTGCGCGAGGACCGGCGGGAGAAGGAGCAGAACCGGCTCCGCCGGCGCGACCAGGTCAAGCTGGACCGGGCGAGGCTCAAGGCGATCAACCGTCAGCACCGTGCCTTCGGGCTCGGCCGCGGCGGTGGGCGCCAGGTGGAGATGGCGGCGCTCAACGCCTCGGCCGGTGCGAATCCCGGCCCGGGTGCGGGCGGCGGTTCGGGCTCCGCGACGGCCGCCGTGCAGGCCGCCGTCGCGGAGCCCGCCATAGCGGACCCCGGACAGCTGCCGCTTCGACCCCGGCCCTCCCTGCAAGCCGTGAGGGGCGACGAACCCCGGCCCGGTGAGTCCCGGACGGTGGACCTCACCGCCGAGGACGACACCCAGGCGCTGCCGCGTCTCGACTCCCTGGAGCGCAAGCTCAAGGATCTGGAGCAGCAGTTCGGCTGA
- a CDS encoding (2Fe-2S)-binding protein, with protein sequence MTVPALLPALPASPVAASYARLAEVFPGLRIEETARGERLPDGAGWVGADALAAGGPALDAFLAWDDAQVLRDYGTRARPDVVAGFGLHRYVWPACLLVTVPWFLDRRVPRLPVRNVAFQRALGRLAVRVEEFACLPDDPAAALPGARVVVGEEALRAEVRASLAEHFAAVLDGFGPRMRRGRRALWGMATDEIVEGLWYVAALLGEEPRAREELELLLPGTPKPYEPYAGGAGFRELAGAEEPDGTPRATRDRAACCFFYTLRPEDTCLTCPRTCDAERVRRLTATA encoded by the coding sequence ATGACCGTCCCCGCCCTGTTGCCCGCCCTCCCCGCCTCGCCCGTCGCGGCCTCCTACGCCCGGCTCGCCGAGGTCTTCCCCGGCCTCCGGATAGAGGAAACCGCCCGGGGCGAGCGGCTGCCGGACGGCGCGGGCTGGGTCGGCGCGGACGCGCTCGCGGCCGGCGGACCCGCCCTCGACGCCTTCCTCGCCTGGGACGACGCGCAGGTGCTGCGGGACTACGGCACCCGGGCCCGCCCCGACGTCGTCGCCGGTTTCGGACTGCACCGGTACGTCTGGCCGGCCTGCCTCCTCGTCACCGTCCCGTGGTTCCTGGACCGCCGGGTGCCCCGGCTACCCGTCCGGAACGTGGCCTTCCAGCGCGCGCTCGGCCGCCTGGCGGTCCGGGTGGAGGAGTTCGCCTGCCTGCCGGACGACCCCGCGGCCGCCCTGCCCGGCGCCCGGGTCGTCGTCGGCGAGGAGGCGCTGCGGGCCGAGGTGCGCGCCTCGCTCGCCGAGCACTTCGCGGCCGTGCTCGACGGCTTCGGACCCCGGATGCGGCGCGGCCGCCGAGCCCTGTGGGGGATGGCCACGGACGAGATCGTCGAGGGCCTCTGGTACGTCGCGGCCCTGCTCGGCGAGGAGCCGCGGGCGAGGGAGGAACTCGAACTCCTCCTGCCGGGCACCCCCAAGCCGTACGAGCCGTACGCGGGCGGGGCGGGCTTCCGCGAGCTGGCCGGTGCCGAGGAGCCGGACGGGACTCCGCGCGCCACCCGCGACCGGGCCGCCTGCTGCTTCTTCTACACGCTGCGCCCCGAGGACACCTGCCTCACCTGCCCGCGCACCTGCGACGCCGAGCGCGTCCGCCGGCTGACCGCGACCGCCTGA
- a CDS encoding GntR family transcriptional regulator, with the protein MEQGAARERTTERPSPPFGDAAGSLGGAVRVPEQARGTEAARGEHTHGEPAAPRPRTVQRHSVRGQILEALRTALVGGELRPGEVYSAPALAERFGVSATPVREAMQRLAVEGAVEVVPNRGFRVTERTPRELAELAEVRALIEVPVMLRLARTVPAARWAELRPLAEATAAAAARGDRAHYAETDRAFHRAVLSLAGNEQLLAVADDLHRRSQWPLISAPALSHGVLVADAAEHTALLDALIAQDLAVVQTLVREHFAGSEY; encoded by the coding sequence GTGGAGCAGGGCGCAGCGCGCGAGCGGACGACGGAGAGGCCGTCCCCGCCCTTCGGCGACGCCGCGGGCTCCCTCGGCGGGGCCGTACGGGTACCGGAACAGGCGCGCGGTACGGAAGCGGCCCGCGGCGAGCACACCCACGGCGAACCGGCGGCCCCCCGCCCCCGCACCGTGCAACGGCACTCCGTCCGCGGCCAGATCCTCGAAGCCCTCCGCACCGCCCTCGTCGGCGGCGAGCTCCGCCCCGGCGAGGTGTACTCCGCCCCCGCCCTCGCCGAGCGCTTCGGCGTCTCCGCCACCCCCGTCCGCGAGGCCATGCAGCGCCTCGCCGTCGAGGGGGCCGTCGAGGTCGTGCCCAACCGCGGCTTCCGCGTCACCGAGCGCACCCCCCGCGAGCTCGCCGAGCTCGCCGAGGTCCGCGCGCTCATCGAGGTCCCCGTCATGCTCCGGCTCGCCCGTACCGTCCCCGCCGCCCGCTGGGCGGAACTCCGGCCGCTCGCCGAGGCCACCGCGGCCGCCGCCGCCCGCGGCGACCGCGCCCACTACGCCGAGACCGACCGGGCCTTCCACCGGGCCGTCCTCTCCCTCGCCGGGAACGAACAGCTCCTCGCCGTCGCCGACGACCTCCACCGCCGCTCCCAGTGGCCCCTGATCAGCGCCCCCGCCCTCAGCCACGGCGTCCTCGTCGCCGACGCGGCCGAGCACACCGCCCTGCTCGACGCCCTGATCGCCCAGGACCTGGCGGTCGTCCAGACCCTGGTACGAGAGCACTTCGCCGGCTCCGAGTACTAG
- a CDS encoding PucR family transcriptional regulator yields the protein MRLRALLENDALGLRLLGGEDELDRTVRGVMTTDLKDPSRYLSGGELVLTGLAWRTEPADSEPFVRILASAGVAALAAGEAELGPVPDDLVEACLRHRLPLFAVNESVAFATITEHVVRQVSGERAGDLAAVVDRHRRLMTSGPAGGGPEVVLDLLGSDLDLRAWVLSPTGRQIAGAGEPLDAGLAATLAGEHLAATRTGRRGPHRLSVAGSTYSLFPIRNTGRGAAPASRDVRETVLSDWLLAVEADAGEWPAARLDLLQGVTQLIAVERDRRDAARTVRRRLAQEVLELVQTGAAPAEIAARLRVAAPVLLPGLGTAPHWQVVVARVEWEQEAGQAPVDSGPVAQALLEEILVDPATVGAESADRIAVAHSGDEAIALVPLATGPLPESEDEGPAPALGLHADALLTAVRAPLSSGLDGDGRLTLGVSAAVASAEGLRGALEEARHARRVAAARPGRVCAAGHHELASHVLLLPFVPDDVRRAFTARLLDPLRDYDRRHRAELIPTLEAFLDCDGSWTRCATRLHLHVNTLRYRVGRIEQLTGRDLSRLEDKLDFFLALRMS from the coding sequence ATGCGGCTGCGCGCACTGCTGGAGAACGACGCGCTCGGGCTGCGCCTGCTCGGCGGCGAGGACGAGCTGGACCGGACCGTCCGAGGCGTGATGACGACGGACCTCAAGGACCCCAGCCGGTACCTGTCCGGCGGCGAGCTGGTGCTGACCGGCCTCGCCTGGCGGACGGAGCCGGCCGACTCCGAGCCCTTCGTCCGCATCCTGGCCTCGGCCGGCGTGGCCGCCCTGGCCGCGGGCGAGGCCGAGCTCGGCCCCGTCCCCGACGATCTCGTAGAGGCGTGTTTGCGCCACCGGCTCCCGCTGTTCGCAGTGAACGAGTCCGTTGCGTTCGCGACGATCACCGAGCACGTTGTTCGACAGGTCTCCGGCGAGCGGGCCGGCGACCTGGCCGCCGTCGTCGACCGGCACCGGCGGCTCATGACCTCGGGACCGGCGGGCGGCGGCCCCGAGGTCGTCCTCGACCTCCTCGGCTCCGACCTGGACCTGCGGGCCTGGGTCCTCTCCCCCACCGGCCGCCAGATCGCGGGCGCGGGAGAGCCCCTGGACGCCGGGCTCGCCGCCACGCTGGCCGGTGAGCACCTGGCCGCCACCCGGACCGGCCGGCGCGGCCCGCACCGGCTGAGCGTCGCCGGATCCACGTACTCGCTCTTCCCGATCCGCAACACCGGCCGGGGCGCCGCGCCCGCCTCCCGGGACGTGCGCGAGACGGTCCTGTCGGACTGGCTGCTCGCCGTCGAGGCGGACGCCGGGGAGTGGCCCGCCGCCCGGCTCGACCTGCTCCAGGGCGTCACCCAGCTGATCGCCGTCGAGCGGGACCGGCGCGACGCGGCCCGCACGGTACGGCGCCGGCTCGCCCAGGAGGTCCTTGAGCTGGTGCAGACGGGCGCCGCGCCCGCCGAGATCGCCGCCCGGCTGCGGGTCGCCGCCCCGGTGCTGCTGCCCGGGCTCGGCACGGCCCCGCACTGGCAGGTCGTCGTCGCCCGCGTGGAGTGGGAGCAGGAGGCCGGTCAGGCCCCCGTGGACAGCGGGCCGGTCGCGCAGGCGCTCCTGGAGGAGATCCTCGTCGACCCGGCGACCGTCGGCGCCGAGTCGGCCGACCGGATCGCGGTCGCGCACAGCGGCGACGAGGCGATCGCCCTGGTCCCGCTGGCCACGGGCCCGCTGCCGGAGAGCGAGGACGAGGGCCCGGCCCCCGCCCTCGGCCTGCACGCGGACGCGCTGCTCACCGCCGTACGGGCGCCGCTCTCCTCGGGTCTCGACGGCGACGGGCGCCTCACGCTGGGCGTCAGCGCGGCCGTGGCGTCGGCGGAGGGCCTGCGCGGGGCCCTGGAGGAGGCCCGGCACGCCCGCCGGGTGGCCGCCGCCCGCCCGGGCCGGGTCTGCGCCGCCGGGCACCACGAGCTGGCCTCGCACGTGCTGCTGCTGCCGTTCGTCCCGGACGACGTCCGGCGCGCCTTCACGGCCCGGCTGCTCGACCCGCTGCGCGACTACGACCGCCGCCACCGGGCGGAGCTCATCCCGACCCTGGAGGCGTTCCTCGACTGCGACGGCTCCTGGACCCGCTGTGCGACCCGCCTCCACCTGCACGTGAACACGCTGCGCTACCGGGTGGGCCGGATCGAGCAGCTCACCGGCCGTGACCTCTCCCGCCTGGAGGACAAGCTCGACTTCTTCCTCGCGCTGCGGATGAGCTGA
- a CDS encoding FAD binding domain-containing protein produces the protein MDFLRPASWEEALAAKAEHPTAVPIAGGTDVMVEINFDHRRPEYLLDLNRIELLREWEVGEENVRLGASVPYTQIMENLRAELPGLALASHTVASPQIRNRGGVGGNLGTASPAGDAHPALLAAGAEVEVESVRGNRFIPIDEFYTGVKRNALQPDELIKTVHIKKADGPQQYSKVGTRNAMVIAVCAFGLALHPETRTVRTGIGSAAPTPIRAKEAEAFLNAALEEGGFWDNGKIITPSIAKQFADLCSAAANPIDDVRGTAKYRRHAVGIMARRQLGWTWEQYRGAGRTLEGAA, from the coding sequence ATGGACTTCCTTCGCCCCGCCAGCTGGGAGGAGGCGCTCGCCGCCAAGGCCGAGCACCCCACGGCCGTGCCCATCGCCGGTGGTACCGACGTCATGGTCGAGATCAACTTCGACCACCGACGCCCCGAGTACCTCCTGGACCTGAACCGTATCGAGCTGCTGCGCGAGTGGGAGGTCGGCGAGGAGAACGTCCGCCTCGGCGCCTCCGTTCCGTACACGCAGATCATGGAGAACCTGCGCGCAGAGCTCCCGGGTCTGGCACTGGCATCGCACACGGTCGCCTCCCCGCAGATCCGCAACCGCGGCGGCGTCGGCGGCAACCTCGGCACCGCGTCGCCCGCCGGCGACGCCCACCCGGCCCTGCTCGCCGCGGGCGCCGAGGTCGAGGTCGAGTCGGTGCGCGGCAACCGCTTCATCCCGATCGACGAGTTCTACACCGGCGTGAAGCGCAACGCGCTCCAGCCCGACGAGCTCATCAAGACCGTCCACATCAAGAAGGCGGACGGCCCCCAGCAGTACTCCAAGGTCGGCACCCGCAACGCGATGGTCATCGCCGTCTGCGCCTTCGGCCTGGCCCTGCACCCGGAGACCCGGACCGTACGCACCGGCATCGGCTCCGCCGCGCCGACCCCGATCCGCGCCAAGGAGGCCGAGGCCTTCCTGAACGCGGCTCTGGAAGAGGGCGGCTTCTGGGACAACGGCAAGATCATCACCCCCTCGATCGCGAAGCAGTTCGCCGACCTGTGCTCGGCCGCCGCCAACCCGATCGACGACGTCCGAGGCACCGCCAAGTACCGGCGCCACGCCGTCGGCATCATGGCTCGCCGCCAGCTCGGCTGGACCTGGGAGCAGTACCGCGGCGCCGGCCGCACGCTTGAGGGAGCTGCATAA
- a CDS encoding (2Fe-2S)-binding protein → MRVNFTVNGRPQEADDVWEGESLLYVLRERLGLPGSKNACEQGECGSCTVRLDGVPVCSCLVAAGQVEGREVVTVEGLAEYAKQREEHGGCASGACGTSIDEAKRWEAKPQDSQTGEGVELSPIQQAFIDAGAVQCGFCTPGLLVAADEMLERNPSPTDADIREALSGNLCRCTGYEKILDAVRLAAARQERQGEAV, encoded by the coding sequence ATGCGCGTGAATTTCACGGTCAACGGTCGTCCGCAGGAAGCCGACGACGTCTGGGAGGGCGAGTCCCTCCTCTACGTTCTGCGTGAGCGCCTGGGTCTGCCCGGCTCCAAGAACGCGTGCGAGCAGGGCGAGTGCGGTTCCTGCACCGTCCGTCTCGACGGCGTGCCGGTCTGTTCGTGTCTGGTCGCCGCCGGTCAGGTCGAGGGCCGCGAGGTCGTCACCGTCGAGGGCCTGGCGGAGTACGCCAAGCAGCGCGAGGAGCACGGCGGCTGCGCGAGCGGCGCCTGCGGCACCTCGATCGACGAGGCCAAGCGCTGGGAGGCCAAGCCCCAGGACTCGCAGACCGGCGAGGGTGTCGAACTCTCCCCGATCCAGCAGGCGTTCATCGACGCCGGCGCCGTCCAGTGCGGTTTCTGCACCCCCGGTCTGCTCGTCGCGGCCGACGAGATGCTGGAGCGCAACCCGTCCCCGACGGACGCGGACATCCGCGAGGCGCTCTCCGGCAACCTCTGCCGCTGCACCGGTTACGAGAAGATCCTCGACGCGGTCCGCCTCGCGGCCGCTCGCCAGGAGCGTCAGGGAGAGGCGGTCTGA